The following coding sequences are from one Arthrobacter crystallopoietes window:
- a CDS encoding Ig-like domain-containing protein, producing the protein MRHGAVPATAFSIVLAVIGAGIFLHPGTDTADVDLHDGGIWVTNQSANLVGHVNYQSRTLDGGFLANSTSYDILQHEGDVLLRNFDQSSLSTVDTAAMAFVGGTAIPAGADTSLAEDLLVVTDPAKGLVWAMDPASLPAFTPDGLEPVHTATPGVTAVAGPDQTITLAEPESGTLTTVELDEQYLPAGTNSTEVPQLRGADELQLAAVGDQAVVLDAARGQAFTGAGRQLDLGAGTSSTLRGEQAAAFQSAQLQQSGGASTYAAIATTDALVQVPLDGDEPTVLPAKGGTPAAPVQLDGCTHAAWIGNAQYLRSCEDPAHNLDQELPELSESSVPVFRVNRDNVILNDATSGNVWLVKDDLVLVDNWEELLPPPDETDEEEETADTTTNNTLPDRTEANRPPLAVADEFGVRPGRTTVLPVLDNDSDPDGDVLTSAVRGKQPDIGQVQRIYNGGGLQIRVAEDAEPGTRSFSYQADDGRGGTADADVTLRIRGDDENGAPQQKRKTIIQLEQGKSITRNVLNDWTDPDGDDLYLDEGTATGDNQVAVRRDGLLTFQDAGDEPGRKEVRISVSDGRSTTEGVVTIDVRPTGSLAPVANADHVSVVAGQDLRISPLENDLDPGGGTLALARVDVEGQGEVEPDFASNTFVFKAATVGRYYVTYLVTNGPLSSTGLVRVDVLGSAREGSPVATRDTALLPAGGEVLVDALANDSDPGGGVLVIQGVSAPGNDAISVAVLEHGVIRIQDLRGLAEPTTLSYTISNGSQSAVGEIAVVPVPAPERAEPPEANRDTARVRAGDIVTIDVLANDTHPNGDRLKLVPELVETVDGSAGRLFVSENSLRFIAGAQARTVSLVYEVEDSLGQRDSARVLIHIEALDAEKNDRPNPRHLTARVLSGATVRIPVPLNGIDPNGDSVSLTGITKAPTQGTALPGSNYIDYVATDIARGTDTFTYSVTDRLGATNTATVRVGIAPAGETNHAPVPVDDAFELRPGRAAALDLLANDTDPDGDRLTLVPDGVEGPQLTAEARQERVWLQTPAEAGAHNVRYRVADGRGGTALGTATVTVDPDAPLQSPIARDDRVEPAEAMGRTAVDVPVLENDEDPDGVADALDVEVDAFGGTATVMNDGVVRVNLTAAPQLVPYTVTDADSLSGTAVIWVPGLGDQFPVLAEAAPLEVIAGQSLTLDVADLVRVRTGRTPVITQEDSLRAIGTDGSPLLADPTTLTYTAHQDFIGRGSVTFEVTDGTGPDDPEGLKSTLTVLIDVLADPNRNQPPAMRNGALNVAQGEEQQTLDLRELAEDPNQDDVDRLDFSLSDAVPPGFTASIADGRLEAAATDDAAVGSTGVLAVTATDPDGEQATAQIFLNVVSSTRPLAVANPDSRDDAVQGEPVTVDVLANDTNPFDGDPLRLVSAKVTTGDGRAEVAGNAVRVTPGADFTGVLQVTYTVADKTGQTDRQVDGQLRVTVRGRPDTPAQPVVESVEDSSVVLSWAPPNNNGLPITGYTVRAAGFAQECAATTCTLTGLTNNVVYNFTVEATNDAGTSEVSPPSADARPDTRPDKPQPPTLVSGDGSLAVSWAPATSSGSPVESYNVRITPAPAAGNPTKTGVTGTSLVWEGLQNGQAYTVAVQAVNQAPEPSDFSEPSAPGTPAGLPRQPAPPSAAVVPYGASQSQLTVNWRAPGSNGAPIQHYVLSVFRGGALQQKLETAGTSQAVTVANAEQDYTFAVAAVNKVGQGESSATSPPKRAAGEPGAVSGVKLVAHNTAGDGGQVQASFTPVPDSGLNGARRSEISYSWTASTGQSGTFSGSGQPEVLAGFTNGVSTSVTVRAVSRASGTAVRGAGAKSGYVAPYGKPLPPRVQGHDAPKGSQDVKFTWETPVANGKDVDRIEWRHIATTYPWDDPNPDRAGDLAPRAGSKTIKTSWDNSTTLEFRVCDVTNVCSDGVIVHGRTGPAPGG; encoded by the coding sequence ATGCGTCATGGGGCTGTCCCTGCTACTGCCTTTTCCATTGTGCTGGCAGTCATCGGTGCCGGAATTTTCCTGCATCCGGGCACGGATACTGCGGACGTTGACCTGCACGACGGCGGAATCTGGGTCACGAACCAGAGCGCCAACCTGGTCGGCCATGTCAATTACCAATCCCGGACGCTCGACGGCGGCTTCCTGGCCAACAGCACCTCGTACGACATCCTCCAGCATGAGGGCGATGTCCTGCTGCGCAATTTTGATCAGTCCAGCCTGAGCACGGTGGACACTGCCGCCATGGCCTTTGTCGGCGGCACCGCCATTCCCGCTGGCGCCGATACCAGCCTGGCCGAAGACCTGCTGGTGGTTACCGATCCGGCGAAGGGACTCGTCTGGGCCATGGATCCGGCCTCCTTGCCGGCCTTTACCCCGGACGGGCTGGAACCGGTGCATACCGCTACGCCGGGGGTCACCGCCGTCGCCGGTCCGGATCAGACCATCACGTTGGCTGAGCCGGAGTCCGGAACCCTGACGACGGTGGAGCTGGACGAACAGTATCTGCCCGCCGGGACCAACAGTACGGAGGTTCCCCAGCTACGGGGTGCCGACGAACTGCAGTTGGCCGCGGTGGGGGACCAAGCGGTGGTCCTCGACGCCGCACGCGGGCAGGCTTTTACGGGCGCCGGCCGGCAGCTTGACCTCGGCGCCGGTACTTCATCCACTCTCCGGGGCGAACAGGCGGCGGCTTTTCAGAGCGCACAGCTCCAACAGTCCGGTGGCGCCAGTACTTACGCCGCGATCGCCACCACGGATGCTTTGGTCCAAGTCCCGTTGGATGGGGATGAACCCACGGTTCTCCCTGCCAAGGGCGGGACACCGGCCGCGCCGGTCCAGCTGGATGGTTGTACCCATGCAGCCTGGATCGGGAATGCGCAGTACCTGCGCAGCTGCGAAGACCCGGCCCACAACCTTGACCAGGAGCTGCCCGAACTCAGCGAATCCTCGGTGCCGGTTTTCCGCGTCAACCGGGACAACGTCATCCTCAACGATGCCACCAGCGGCAATGTCTGGCTGGTCAAAGATGACCTGGTGCTGGTGGATAACTGGGAAGAGCTGCTGCCGCCGCCGGACGAGACCGACGAGGAGGAGGAGACGGCGGATACCACCACCAACAACACCTTGCCGGACCGTACCGAGGCCAACCGTCCGCCGTTGGCCGTGGCCGATGAATTCGGCGTCAGGCCGGGCCGGACCACTGTGTTGCCGGTGCTGGACAATGATTCGGACCCCGACGGCGATGTCCTGACCTCGGCGGTCCGCGGCAAGCAGCCGGATATCGGCCAGGTCCAGCGGATTTACAACGGCGGCGGTCTGCAGATTCGGGTCGCCGAGGATGCCGAACCCGGCACCCGCTCCTTCAGCTACCAGGCCGACGACGGCCGGGGCGGCACCGCCGATGCCGACGTCACCCTGCGGATCCGCGGCGACGACGAAAACGGCGCCCCGCAGCAGAAGCGCAAAACCATCATCCAGCTGGAGCAAGGCAAGTCCATCACCCGGAACGTGCTGAATGACTGGACGGATCCGGACGGCGATGACCTGTACCTGGACGAGGGCACTGCAACCGGTGACAATCAGGTGGCCGTGCGCCGGGACGGCCTGCTGACCTTCCAGGATGCCGGCGATGAACCGGGCCGCAAGGAGGTGCGCATTTCCGTCTCGGACGGGCGCAGCACCACCGAAGGCGTGGTGACTATCGACGTCCGTCCTACAGGTTCGCTGGCTCCAGTGGCGAACGCGGACCACGTTTCGGTGGTGGCGGGCCAGGACCTGCGCATCAGCCCGCTGGAGAATGATCTGGATCCGGGCGGCGGCACGCTCGCGCTGGCCCGCGTGGACGTGGAGGGCCAGGGCGAAGTCGAACCGGACTTCGCCTCCAACACCTTCGTTTTCAAGGCCGCCACGGTGGGACGGTACTACGTGACCTACCTCGTGACCAACGGCCCGCTGAGCTCCACCGGCCTGGTCCGGGTGGACGTCCTGGGCAGTGCCCGCGAGGGCTCGCCGGTAGCTACCCGGGATACGGCGCTGCTGCCGGCCGGCGGGGAAGTGCTGGTGGACGCGCTGGCGAACGATTCGGACCCCGGCGGCGGCGTGCTGGTCATCCAGGGTGTCTCCGCCCCAGGTAATGACGCGATCTCCGTTGCGGTGCTCGAACACGGGGTCATCCGCATCCAGGACCTGCGTGGTCTGGCCGAACCCACCACCCTGAGCTACACCATCTCCAACGGCAGCCAAAGCGCCGTGGGGGAGATCGCCGTCGTTCCTGTTCCTGCGCCGGAACGGGCGGAACCGCCGGAGGCCAATCGCGACACCGCCCGTGTGCGTGCCGGCGACATCGTGACCATCGACGTGCTGGCGAACGACACCCACCCCAACGGGGACCGGCTCAAGCTCGTGCCGGAACTGGTGGAAACGGTGGACGGGTCCGCCGGCCGGCTGTTCGTTTCGGAGAACTCGCTGCGCTTCATCGCCGGCGCCCAGGCCCGGACGGTCTCGCTGGTGTACGAAGTGGAAGACTCGCTGGGCCAGCGGGACTCGGCCCGGGTGCTGATCCATATCGAGGCGCTGGACGCGGAGAAAAATGACCGGCCCAACCCGCGGCATCTGACGGCCCGTGTCTTATCGGGCGCCACGGTGCGTATCCCGGTGCCGCTGAACGGGATCGATCCGAACGGGGATTCGGTCAGCCTCACCGGAATCACCAAGGCGCCCACCCAGGGTACGGCGCTGCCGGGCAGCAACTACATCGACTACGTCGCCACCGATATTGCCCGCGGAACCGACACCTTTACCTACTCCGTCACGGACCGGCTGGGTGCCACCAACACGGCAACGGTGCGGGTGGGCATCGCCCCGGCCGGCGAGACCAACCACGCGCCCGTGCCGGTGGATGACGCCTTCGAACTGCGCCCGGGCCGCGCGGCCGCCTTGGATCTGCTCGCCAACGACACGGATCCCGACGGCGACCGGCTCACCCTGGTCCCGGACGGCGTCGAGGGCCCGCAGCTGACTGCCGAAGCCCGGCAGGAGCGCGTCTGGCTGCAGACGCCCGCCGAGGCCGGGGCACACAATGTCCGCTACCGCGTGGCTGACGGCCGCGGCGGCACGGCGTTGGGAACGGCCACGGTTACGGTCGACCCGGACGCGCCGCTGCAGTCGCCGATCGCCCGCGATGACCGGGTGGAGCCGGCGGAGGCCATGGGCCGGACCGCCGTGGATGTGCCGGTACTGGAAAATGACGAGGATCCGGACGGCGTGGCCGACGCGCTGGACGTGGAAGTCGATGCGTTCGGCGGCACCGCCACGGTGATGAACGACGGCGTGGTGAGGGTTAATCTCACGGCGGCACCGCAGCTGGTTCCCTACACCGTGACGGACGCGGATTCGCTCAGCGGCACGGCCGTGATCTGGGTGCCGGGGCTGGGCGACCAGTTCCCGGTGCTGGCAGAGGCGGCTCCGCTGGAAGTCATCGCCGGGCAAAGCCTGACGCTGGATGTTGCCGACCTGGTCCGGGTGCGCACGGGCCGCACGCCGGTCATCACGCAGGAAGACTCACTCCGCGCCATCGGTACGGACGGTAGCCCGCTGCTGGCGGATCCGACCACCTTGACCTACACAGCGCACCAGGACTTCATCGGCCGCGGTTCCGTCACGTTCGAAGTCACGGACGGAACAGGACCGGACGATCCGGAGGGGCTCAAGTCCACCCTGACGGTGCTGATCGACGTACTCGCCGACCCCAACCGCAACCAGCCGCCGGCCATGCGCAACGGCGCACTGAACGTTGCTCAGGGGGAGGAACAGCAGACGCTGGACCTGCGCGAGCTGGCCGAAGACCCCAACCAGGACGACGTCGACCGGCTGGACTTCTCCCTGTCCGACGCCGTTCCGCCCGGCTTCACCGCTTCGATAGCAGACGGCCGGCTTGAGGCGGCGGCAACCGATGACGCCGCCGTCGGCTCCACAGGGGTCCTGGCGGTAACAGCCACCGATCCCGACGGCGAACAGGCGACAGCGCAGATTTTCCTGAACGTCGTGTCCTCCACGCGGCCGCTCGCCGTGGCCAATCCGGACAGCCGCGACGACGCGGTCCAGGGGGAGCCGGTCACGGTGGACGTGCTGGCGAATGACACCAACCCGTTCGACGGCGACCCGCTCCGGCTGGTCAGCGCGAAGGTGACCACCGGGGACGGCCGTGCTGAGGTCGCGGGCAATGCCGTCCGCGTCACGCCGGGCGCCGATTTCACCGGTGTCCTCCAGGTGACCTACACGGTGGCGGACAAGACGGGCCAGACGGACCGGCAGGTCGACGGGCAGCTGCGGGTCACCGTCCGCGGTAGGCCGGACACGCCGGCCCAGCCGGTGGTGGAATCGGTGGAGGACAGCTCCGTGGTGCTCAGCTGGGCGCCGCCGAACAACAACGGGCTGCCCATCACCGGCTACACCGTGCGCGCCGCGGGCTTCGCGCAGGAATGCGCCGCCACCACCTGCACCCTGACCGGGCTGACCAACAACGTGGTGTACAACTTCACCGTCGAGGCAACCAACGACGCCGGCACCTCCGAGGTTTCGCCGCCGTCGGCCGATGCGCGTCCCGACACCCGACCGGACAAGCCCCAGCCACCCACCCTGGTCAGCGGTGACGGCAGCCTGGCGGTCAGCTGGGCGCCGGCCACCAGTTCGGGTTCGCCGGTGGAAAGCTACAACGTGCGCATCACGCCGGCGCCGGCCGCCGGTAATCCCACGAAGACCGGCGTAACCGGGACCAGTCTGGTCTGGGAAGGCCTGCAGAACGGCCAGGCCTACACGGTGGCCGTGCAGGCCGTGAACCAGGCGCCGGAGCCGTCCGACTTCAGCGAACCGTCCGCACCCGGGACCCCGGCGGGTCTGCCGCGGCAGCCGGCGCCGCCGTCGGCCGCCGTCGTTCCTTACGGGGCCAGCCAGTCCCAGCTCACAGTCAACTGGCGGGCACCGGGTTCCAACGGCGCACCGATCCAGCACTATGTGCTCTCCGTTTTCCGCGGCGGTGCGTTGCAGCAGAAGCTGGAGACGGCAGGCACCAGCCAGGCGGTCACGGTGGCCAACGCGGAGCAGGACTACACGTTCGCCGTCGCCGCCGTGAACAAGGTGGGCCAGGGCGAGTCGAGCGCCACCTCGCCGCCCAAGCGCGCGGCCGGCGAGCCGGGCGCCGTTTCCGGGGTCAAACTGGTGGCCCACAACACGGCGGGCGACGGCGGGCAGGTCCAGGCGAGCTTTACCCCGGTGCCGGATTCCGGACTCAACGGTGCCCGGCGCAGCGAGATCAGCTACAGCTGGACGGCATCGACCGGGCAGTCGGGCACGTTCTCCGGGAGCGGCCAGCCCGAGGTGCTTGCGGGCTTCACCAACGGAGTATCCACCTCGGTGACGGTCCGCGCCGTCTCAAGGGCCAGCGGCACAGCCGTGCGCGGTGCCGGCGCCAAGTCCGGTTACGTGGCGCCCTACGGCAAACCGCTGCCGCCCAGGGTGCAGGGCCACGATGCCCCGAAGGGCTCGCAGGACGTCAAGTTCACCTGGGAGACTCCGGTGGCCAACGGGAAGGACGTGGACCGGATCGAATGGCGCCACATCGCCACCACCTACCCCTGGGATGACCCGAACCCGGACCGTGCCGGAGACCTTGCGCCGCGAGCAGGCAGCAAGACGATCAAGACCAGCTGGGACAACTCCACAACCTTGGAATTCCGGGTGTGCGATGTCACCAACGTCTGTTCGGATGGCGTTATTGTCCACGGCAGGACCGGTCCGGCGCCGGGCGGGTAG